The following nucleotide sequence is from Bacteroidota bacterium.
CAAGCGGAAATATTGGATTGTATGCTTGTGCAGGTGTGCCTGTGCGCAAGCGAAACGCAGTATTTGAAGTTTTGCCCGGCTGGACAGATGAGTATGACTGGAAAGGTCTGTTGCCTTTCGATTCCCTGCCTCATGAATACAATCCGGAAAGAGGCTATGTTTCTTCGGCCAACAATAAAACTACAGGTCCAGACTATCCTTATCATATCGGTACCTGGTATGGACTTCCTTACCGTATCGACCGTATTCGCCAAATGCTGGATGAAAAGGATTTGCTGTCGGCTGATGATTTTACGGCCATACAGAATGATTTTCAATCGGAATATGCCAGGCTTTTTATTGAAAAACTGTTACCATTTATAGATGTCAGCAGTAAGGAATCTCACTACAAGAAGGCTTTTGAAGAACTTTCGGAATGGAATGGCTCCATGGATAAGGAGTTGGTTGCCCCGACATTGTTTGAAACAAGCCTGGTGATGCTGGTGGAGAATACCTACCGCGATGAATTGGGCGACAGCCTTTACAATCAGTTTATTCAGAATAATACTTTAGTAAGACAGGCTCTGTATGCCCTGATTCAGAAAGGGGAATCAGGTTTTGTCGACAATGTTTTAACCGATGAGGTGGAATCGCTTTCTGATGTAATGACCAATAGTTTCACACAGGCTGTTGATTACTTAGCAGAAAAATATGGAAAGAATACTTCGCAATGGGAATGGGGTCAATTGCATCAGCTTACTTTAAGCCATCCACTTTCGAAAGTGAAAATCCTTGATATGGTTTTTAATTTCAATCGTGGCCCTTTTGCTGTGAGTGGCAGTTTTCATACTGTGGCTCCTTATTCATTCAGCGGTCTTAAGTTCGGAGAGGTTTATCATGGTGCTTCGCACCGGAATATCTTTACACCTGGTAACTGGGATCAAGGTTTTGGGGTAATTCCAGGCGGAAACTCTGGTCATATCCGGAGCGAATTTTACATGGACCAGGTGAAGGATTACATAAATGGTAAGTATTACAAGGAAGTGTTCTCGGATGAGCAGGTAAAAACCAGGACAAAATACTACCTCGAATTATTGCCTGTTGAAGAATAGCAGCTTATTCAACTGCTCTGACCCAGGTCTCGGAGCCTTCCTTGGCCCGCACTTTTTTGGCAAACTGGTCAGCCTCTGCGCGCGATGCAAATACATCGTAGCATACAGCATGTGAATTGCCTATGCGTCCAAATTTCTCAGCTTTATAACCTTTTTTCATAAGGTCTTCGACCAGTTTATCGGCATTGGCTTCTTCTCTGAAAACTCCTGCTACTACATAGTATTTGGTACCAATGATGGTTTTCTCAGACGTAGGTGTTTGTGTTGGTTCCCCGATTACAGGAGTTGAGTCATTGACAATGCCAGTGATAATCTCTTCAGCAACTTCTGATGAATCAGTGAATTCTACTGTAGTTTGGATAGTTTCAGGTTCTGGATTCTTCTTGCTAAAAAGTGAACTAATCTGCTCATTGAAAAGAAAATATCCGATGATGCTGCCATTTACCACTATTAATACTACCGCCCAAAGCATCAGTTTAACCCATGAATTCTTTTTGCCCTCTTCGTAATACACATTTTTTTGTGGGATGGGTTCAGGGTTTTTTATAACAACAGGTTTTACCGGCTCTGTAAAACTTGATTTGCCCGAATCGGGTTTTGCAGGTTGGGTTTCGGGTTTTGGTTCCGGTGTTTGTTTTGTTTCAATGGTGGGTTGGGCCTGAATTTCATTTGTTTCCAACTCCATAATCGAAGAAGGTTCTGGCTTTTTTGAGTGATCATCCTCTGTTAGAGAATCGCTGAGATAGATTTTTCCCGAGCTGCTTTTTGCCAGGAATCCAATAACAGGAAATGGAAAGGCCTCGCCCTTATCAATACTTGCATTAAGATGCTTCACAAAATCACTGACCTTTTTGGCTGCGATAGTAGGCTCTAATTTATATTTCTCAGCCATGGCACCTACCAGAACCCCATCGTTGTATTGAAGAAATTCGTTAAAAATTACCTTAAAAGGCGATCTGGTTTTTACTATAAAAGCACCGAAATCAGGAACTATTATTCGTCCGTTTTCCTTTAACAATGCAATAATCAGGTCTTCCATGGCGGTTTTGTTTTCAATAAAACTAATATCAAAATTATTAAATTATTATTGGTCAGACTTTTAAAGTTGTCAACAATAATTTAATTTCATTAAGACAAAAAAAAATGACATATTTACTGTATTAAACAAGCGGTGCCTGTAAAATTTTAGTGATGAAAATTGTAGAAGTGTTAGGTATAGATGTGGGTGGGTCTGCTGTAAAAGGAGCCCCGGTAGATACAAAAGGCGGAAGCTTGCTTCAGGATCGCTACCGGATTGCCACACCCATA
It contains:
- a CDS encoding SPOR domain-containing protein, whose product is MEDLIIALLKENGRIIVPDFGAFIVKTRSPFKVIFNEFLQYNDGVLVGAMAEKYKLEPTIAAKKVSDFVKHLNASIDKGEAFPFPVIGFLAKSSSGKIYLSDSLTEDDHSKKPEPSSIMELETNEIQAQPTIETKQTPEPKPETQPAKPDSGKSSFTEPVKPVVIKNPEPIPQKNVYYEEGKKNSWVKLMLWAVVLIVVNGSIIGYFLFNEQISSLFSKKNPEPETIQTTVEFTDSSEVAEEIITGIVNDSTPVIGEPTQTPTSEKTIIGTKYYVVAGVFREEANADKLVEDLMKKGYKAEKFGRIGNSHAVCYDVFASRAEADQFAKKVRAKEGSETWVRAVE